In one window of Heterodontus francisci isolate sHetFra1 chromosome 24, sHetFra1.hap1, whole genome shotgun sequence DNA:
- the uts2r5 gene encoding urotensin-2 receptor: protein MEAIFSEASSNFSSSVNSSSSVPGSVNEVLITLLLGTILTIMCLMGIVGNAYILVVMTLSMRSTGSMYVYVVNLALADLLYLSTIPFVVCTYLVKDWYFGEIGCRILFNLDFLTMHASIFILTIMSTERYLAVVKPLDTFRRNRGYRRIIISAVWFISFLLALPTMIMIDLREFVKNGAVKRMCHSTWSQQAYKIYLTVLFHTCILAPGIVIGFLYIKLARTYWMSQTITFKTKDVKRSTKEKILYMIFSIVLAYCVCFLPFWGWQLFSLYFNESVNLSPKTTAYVNFIVTCLAYSNSCVNPFLYTLLTKNYKEYLKNQQRNSMEFSQRKHYRSSSQRSVSTGSQQCTDNLLHN from the coding sequence ATGGAGGCGATATTCTCTGAGGCATCAAGCAACTTTTCCTCCAGTGTCAACTCTTCGTCTTCAGTTCCCGGGTCAGTAAATGAGGTATTGATCACATTACTGCTGGGAACCATTCTGACCATTATGTGTCTGATGGGAATTGTAGGCAATGCCTACATCCTGGTGGTGATGACCTTATCTATGAGGTCTACTGGTTCCATGTATGTGTATGTTGTGAACTTGGCTTTAGCCGATCTTCTTTATCTCTCCACCATCCCCTTTGTGGTGTGCACCTACTTGGTGAAGGACTGGTATTTTGGAGAAATTGGCTGTAGGATCCTTTTTAACTTAGACTTTCTGACCATGCACGCTAGTATCTTCATCTTGACTATTATGAGCACTGAGAGATACCTAGCGGTGGTCAAACCTTTGGATACTTTTAGGAGAAACAGGGGCTACAGGAGGATTATTATTTCTGCTGTTTGGTTCATTTCCTTTCTCCTTGCCCTTCCTACCATGATAATGATTGATCTCCGAGAATTTGTCAAGAATGGGGCAGTGAAACGTATGTGCCACTCTACATGGTCACAACAGGCATACAAGATCTATCTGACTGTACTTTTCCACACCTGTATATTGGCTCCAGGGATAGTAATTGGATTCTTGTATATAAAGTTAGCCCGGACGTACTGGATGTCCCAGACCATAACTTTCAAGACCAAAGATGTGAAGAGGTCCACTAAAGAGAAGATCCTCTACATGATTTTCAGTATTGTCCTTGCCTATTGTGTCTGCTTCTTGCCTTTTTGGGGATGGCAATTGTTCAGTCTTTATTTCAACGAATCTGTAAATCTCTCTCCCAAAACCACTGCCTATGTTAATTTTATAGTGACTTGTTTGGCATATAGCAACAGTTGTGTCAACCCTTTCCTCTATACCTTACTGACGAAAAATTACAAAGAGTACCTGAAAAATCAACAGAGGAACTCCATGGAGTTCTCACAAAGGAAACACTACAGGAGTTCATCCCAAAGATCAGTGTCTACTGGGAGTCAGCAGTGCACTGACAATCTATTGCACAATTAA